From a region of the Microcebus murinus isolate Inina chromosome 23, M.murinus_Inina_mat1.0, whole genome shotgun sequence genome:
- the ANGEL2 gene encoding protein angel homolog 2 isoform X4, with the protein MEGMIQRNWEYLCNHNKEKTKILGDKNIDPKCEDNEDKFDFSVMSYNILSQDLLEDNSHLYRHCRRLVLHWSFRFPNILKEIKHFDADVLCLQEVQEDHYGTEIRPSLESLGYHCEYKMRTGKKPDGCAICFKHSKFSLLSVNPVEFYRRDIPLLDRDNVGLVLLLQPKIPCAASPVICVANTHLLYNPRRGDIKLTQLAMLLAEISSVAHQKDGSCCPIVICGDFNSVPGSPLYSFIKEGKLNYEGLAIGKVSGQEQSSRGQRILSIPIWPPSLGISQNCVYEVQQVPKVEKTDSDLTQTELKKTEVVVTAEKVSSNLQHHFSLSSVYSHYFPDTGIPEVTTCHSRSAITVDYIFYSAEKEDIARLPGAEVALVGGLKLLARLSLLTEQDLWTVNGLPNENNSSDHLPLLAKFRLEL; encoded by the exons ATGGAAG gCATGATACAACGAAATTGGGAATATTTGTGTAACCATAACAAAGAAAAAACGAAGATCTTAGGAGACAAAAACATTGATCCCAaatgtgaagacaatgaggaCAAGTTTGACTTTTCAGTGATGTCCTATAATATACTTTCACAAGATTTATTGGAAGATAACTCACACCTCTATAGACATTGCCGGCGGCTGGTATTACACTGGAGTTTTAGGTTTCCcaatattctgaaagaaattaaacacttTGATGCAGAT gTACTTTGTTTGCAAGAAGTTCAAGAAGATCATTATGGAACAGAGATCAGGCCAAGTTTGGAATCACTGG GTTATCACTGTGAATATAAGATGCGGACAGGAAAGAAACCTGATGGCTGTGCTATTTGCTTCAAACATTCCAAATTTTCGCTCTTATCAGTGAACCCAGTGGAATTCTACCGCCGTGACATTCCTCTGTTGGACAGAGACAATGTTGGATTAGTATTACTCTTGCAGCCAAAGATCCCATGTGCTGCCTCTCCTGTGATCTGTGTGGCTAATACACATTTATTGTATAATCCAAGGCGAGGTGATATAAAGTTAACCCAATTGGCAATGCTACTGGCAGAGATCTCTAGTGTTGCCCATCAGAAAGATGGCAGCTGCTGTCCTATTGTTATATGTGGTGACTTTAATTCTGTTCCTGGTTCTCCACTCTATAGTTtcataaaggaaggaaaattgaATTATGAAGGACTTGCCATAGGAAAG GTATCTGGCCAGGAACAGTCTTCACGGGGACAAAGAATTTTATCTATTCCAATTTGGCCCCCAAGCCTAGGTATCTCACAGAACTGTGTGTATGAGGTACAGCAGgtaccaaaagtagaaaagacAG ACAGTGATCTGACACAAACAGAGCTGAAGAAAACAGAGGTCGTAGTGACAGCTGAAAA aGTATCTTCAAATTTGCAGCACCATTTCAGCTTGTCATCTGTTTATTCACATTACTTTCCTGACACTGGAATTCCAGAAGTGACCACTTGTCATTCCCGGAGTGCCATAACTGTGGATTATATTTTCTACTCTGCAGAAAAGGAAGATATTGCTAGGCTTCCAG GAGCTGAAGTTGCTTTGGTTGGTGGCTTGAAGCTTCTAGCTAGACTGTCACTTCTTACAGAACAAGATTTATGGACTGTTAATGGACTTCCAAATGAAAATAACTCTTCAGATCATCTGCCTTTATTGGCTAAGTTCAGACTTGAGCTCTGA
- the ANGEL2 gene encoding protein angel homolog 2 isoform X5, with the protein MIQRNWEYLCNHNKEKTKILGDKNIDPKCEDNEDKFDFSVMSYNILSQDLLEDNSHLYRHCRRLVLHWSFRFPNILKEIKHFDADVLCLQEVQEDHYGTEIRPSLESLGYHCEYKMRTGKKPDGCAICFKHSKFSLLSVNPVEFYRRDIPLLDRDNVGLVLLLQPKIPCAASPVICVANTHLLYNPRRGDIKLTQLAMLLAEISSVAHQKDGSCCPIVICGDFNSVPGSPLYSFIKEGKLNYEGLAIGKVSGQEQSSRGQRILSIPIWPPSLGISQNCVYEVQQVPKVEKTDSDLTQTELKKTEVVVTAEKVSSNLQHHFSLSSVYSHYFPDTGIPEVTTCHSRSAITVDYIFYSAEKEDIARLPGAEVALVGGLKLLARLSLLTEQDLWTVNGLPNENNSSDHLPLLAKFRLEL; encoded by the exons ATGATACAACGAAATTGGGAATATTTGTGTAACCATAACAAAGAAAAAACGAAGATCTTAGGAGACAAAAACATTGATCCCAaatgtgaagacaatgaggaCAAGTTTGACTTTTCAGTGATGTCCTATAATATACTTTCACAAGATTTATTGGAAGATAACTCACACCTCTATAGACATTGCCGGCGGCTGGTATTACACTGGAGTTTTAGGTTTCCcaatattctgaaagaaattaaacacttTGATGCAGAT gTACTTTGTTTGCAAGAAGTTCAAGAAGATCATTATGGAACAGAGATCAGGCCAAGTTTGGAATCACTGG GTTATCACTGTGAATATAAGATGCGGACAGGAAAGAAACCTGATGGCTGTGCTATTTGCTTCAAACATTCCAAATTTTCGCTCTTATCAGTGAACCCAGTGGAATTCTACCGCCGTGACATTCCTCTGTTGGACAGAGACAATGTTGGATTAGTATTACTCTTGCAGCCAAAGATCCCATGTGCTGCCTCTCCTGTGATCTGTGTGGCTAATACACATTTATTGTATAATCCAAGGCGAGGTGATATAAAGTTAACCCAATTGGCAATGCTACTGGCAGAGATCTCTAGTGTTGCCCATCAGAAAGATGGCAGCTGCTGTCCTATTGTTATATGTGGTGACTTTAATTCTGTTCCTGGTTCTCCACTCTATAGTTtcataaaggaaggaaaattgaATTATGAAGGACTTGCCATAGGAAAG GTATCTGGCCAGGAACAGTCTTCACGGGGACAAAGAATTTTATCTATTCCAATTTGGCCCCCAAGCCTAGGTATCTCACAGAACTGTGTGTATGAGGTACAGCAGgtaccaaaagtagaaaagacAG ACAGTGATCTGACACAAACAGAGCTGAAGAAAACAGAGGTCGTAGTGACAGCTGAAAA aGTATCTTCAAATTTGCAGCACCATTTCAGCTTGTCATCTGTTTATTCACATTACTTTCCTGACACTGGAATTCCAGAAGTGACCACTTGTCATTCCCGGAGTGCCATAACTGTGGATTATATTTTCTACTCTGCAGAAAAGGAAGATATTGCTAGGCTTCCAG GAGCTGAAGTTGCTTTGGTTGGTGGCTTGAAGCTTCTAGCTAGACTGTCACTTCTTACAGAACAAGATTTATGGACTGTTAATGGACTTCCAAATGAAAATAACTCTTCAGATCATCTGCCTTTATTGGCTAAGTTCAGACTTGAGCTCTGA